The nucleotide sequence GTGACAATGCCGCCCATGTTTACCGAAGAAGGTCAACCTATAGAAGAAAATATCCGTCAAGCAGAGGAAGCATTCCGTCAAATGATAGAAAAAGAAAATTAATAAAAAAGAGGTTTATGGTTAATGAAACCCGATTATGAAGTCATGACAAGAAAAGAACTCAAAGAACATTTACTCACTCATCGAACCGATGATGAAGCTTGGTCATTTTTCTTTGAAAAATTGAGTAAATTAGATGCTAACCAAGGATATCCGCCTGATTTATCCGATCAAGAAATGGAAAGGATTTTTAGAGAGAAACTTAATCAATAAGCTTAATTTATATATGAACAAGCCTGAAGAAGAATACAATTTACACTTACATCCTCGCCCAAAAGAAAGCATTTTACTAGAGATTCCTAAAGATACTCTTGACTCCCTCAAAAAAATTGCCCAAAGTCGTGATATGTCTCTCGAAGCCTTACTTAAATTTTATATTGGTCAAGGACTGCGGCAAGAACTAGCAGAACTAGCTCAATTTAAACAAGAAAAAATATTATGAATACAAGAGCGAAACCTTTACAATTCATCGCCGCTAAGTTAAAAGATGGTGGGCACTATTAATATACTTCTTTTTGAAGATAATTGTTAAGCTTGTGCCTACCCTACGAGAATACTAATTTTCTGGGGTAGCCGCAACTATCATCATTTGCCACCATAGATCAATATTAAATTTAGTAGAACGCTTAATATTAAATTGCCCAGATGTAAGTAAATAATGAAACTCATTTTCAGTATAACATTTTTTGTAAGCAGGGTCAACAAATTTTAACCCAAAATCTAGAAATTGCATCAATAAATAATCTTTACACCAATCTAAAATAACCACCTTACCGTCGGGTTTTAAAACTCGTTTTATTTCTTGAATTGCAGTTTCAGGATGCTCAAAATAATGAAAAGCACTAGCCGATACAATAACATCAAAGGTATGAGTATTAAAAGGTAAACTGGATACACTCGCTTGCTGAAATGAAACATTAGGATAACCCTGACATTTGTATTTAGCTTTAACGAGCATTTCTTCAGAAATATCTATGCCAATAATTTTTTGCTCGGGATTTTCAGTTAATAATAATCGCTCAAACTCTCCTGTACCACAGCCAAGGTCAAGGACAACTTGATCTGACGAAATCTCGGCCCAATTTTTGAGAAAACTTAAGGTTTTACTAATATAATTCTTCCAGCGTTGGTCATATATCTGCGCCATCTGATTATATTGTTCACGAATTATTGTTTCAATCATAAATCTTGATAGTTAATTTATCAGGTGGGTAATGCCTACCCTACTAATTTAGCATTTGCTCCGAAAGCGACAGCCGTTTCAAACTATTGAGCGGCTTCTCAGGACAGTTAGGACAGTTAAGACAGTTAAGACAGTTAAGACAGTTAAGAAAAAATTCAAGAGACAGTTAAGACAGTTACAACAAAAAAGATACTTAAGAGTAAAATATTAAAGTCACGGCATTATATTAATATTTTTTAACTAAAGCGAATTTATTTATTACTTTTGGAGGATGATTTTTAGAAAACAATGGAATTTTTAAAACATAATTTTTAAATTTTACTAAAGATTGGCATAAATATCTTAACTGTCTTAACTGTCCTTGTGTCTCTTTTTCTGTCATGTTAAGTTATTCAAGGAGTTTTCCGCGCACCTAAAGGAAATCATGAAAAGTATTGCTAAAATCGGACGACGATTAATATCAGTGTTTTTGGTTGTATTTGTAAGTACCTTGATGTTTTTGACATCTCCAGCGCTGGCGGCTAATTGGATAACTGTTAATCCGGACAATATTGAAAGCGAAGTATTGAACTCTGACAAGACTACGGTTGTACTTTTGGTTTCAGATATTTACCCTGACGCTGAAAATGTCAAAGCTAAGTTAAAATCAGAAGTTGAAAAGACTTATGGTGATAAATACCAACTTGCGGTAGGCAGCGTTGAACAGAATGGATTCCTCTACGGGAGTGTTATTGCACCTCGTGTATATCCACCTTTCCCAGGAATTACTGTCGTCAAAAACGGTTATCCATTAAGAGGAATATTTATTCTTCCCGATGATCCCTCACAAGCATTTAATGCCATCAATGATATAATCGCCAATAGCTAATTTTTAATCCCTCAACTGACCCTAAAAACTTCTACGCAAGAAGGTAAAGAGAGATTCTTCACTCCCAAGCGCGCTGCCCCTTCACAGGTTCAGGGCGTTGGTTTAGAATCACAAAAATGGGGTGTTATACTGAATCCGACTTAATTACCCCTCTTTAATCCCTCACCCTGAAGGGGCTGGCTCAACAAACAAAGCCCGCGTAGGCGGGCTAATTGATAAAAGGGGTAAGTAACCCGGATTTGGTATTACTTTTAGGACAAATATTAAAGCCTGCGTAGGCAGGCTTCGTTCGTATAGCCCCACCCTTCAGGGTGTAGGCACTTTATTAACAATCAAGCTTCTAACTTTTTATCAATCAACTGATTGGTTAACTTAGGATCTGCCCGGCCTCCTGTTTTCTTAAGAACTTGTCCGACAAAGAAACCTTTCAGATTTTTCTTACCACTGCGGTATTTTTCCAGTTCTTGAGGATGACTAGCAATCACTTCATCAATGATTTTCTCCAACTCTTTAGTATCAGAAATTTGGATCAATCCTTTTTTCTCCACTAACGCTTTAGGAGAACCGCCATCCGTTAACAACTCAGGTAAAATATCCTTAGCAATTTTGCCGCTAATGGTTCCTTTTTCAATCAAGTTAACCAACTCCCCTAACCCTTCAGGCTTAAGAGCAATGTCAGTGATCTTGAGTTTATTATTATTGAGATAAGCCGCAATATCTTGAGTCACCCAATTCGCCACTAACTTAGCATTAGCGCCAGAAGCAACCGCCGTTTCAAAATACTCAGCGACTTCTCTTTCATCGGTTAAAACTCGCGCATCATAAGCGGATAACCCTAATTCCTCCTCATAACGATGACGTTTTTGGGCAGGAAGTTCAGGAATTTGTGCTTTCCATTCTTCGAGTTGTTCGGCGCTAACTTCAAGCGGCGGTAAATCC is from Gloeothece verrucosa PCC 7822 and encodes:
- a CDS encoding DUF6887 family protein, whose translation is MKPDYEVMTRKELKEHLLTHRTDDEAWSFFFEKLSKLDANQGYPPDLSDQEMERIFREKLNQ
- a CDS encoding class I SAM-dependent methyltransferase, translating into MIETIIREQYNQMAQIYDQRWKNYISKTLSFLKNWAEISSDQVVLDLGCGTGEFERLLLTENPEQKIIGIDISEEMLVKAKYKCQGYPNVSFQQASVSSLPFNTHTFDVIVSASAFHYFEHPETAIQEIKRVLKPDGKVVILDWCKDYLLMQFLDFGLKFVDPAYKKCYTENEFHYLLTSGQFNIKRSTKFNIDLWWQMMIVAATPEN